Part of the Penaeus vannamei isolate JL-2024 chromosome 17, ASM4276789v1, whole genome shotgun sequence genome is shown below.
tatatatatatatatatatatatatatatatatgtgtgtgtgtgtgtgtgtgtgtgtgtgtgtgtgtgtgtgtgtgtgtgtgtgtgtgtgtgatatatatatatatatatatatatatatatatatatatatatatatatatatatgtatatatatatacatatatacatatatataatatacatacatatctatatctatacctatatctcaTGAATAagtacggacacacgcacacccatatacgtgaatgaatatgtatattcacatgcacacacacacgcacatgcacacatacacacacaatatgtatacatatatatatataatatatgtatatatatgcatatatgtatatatacatatatatacacatgtgtatatgtgtgtgtgtacataactgGTTATTTAAAAATATCGGCCACCTCAACgctcacgcacgtacacacacacacgcgcgcgcacacacacacgcacaaacatgtccatacatatatacatatgcacatagatagacaggtagatataaagagggGGTAGGTTGGATATCCATTCATGTTAAAACAATGTATTATTGGAAAATGAGTTTTAaacttttctccttttcgtcataggaaagggagggaagcagcAGACCGGTTTCAAGACGGTGTCATCTGGATACAGGGTCAGTATTTGCGAATAATAAAATGTATCGTCTGCATTTTGTATCAATGTTTACTATTATTTGATTCAACCCTCTGGATTTATGTTGTGCTTACAGTtactaccttttctctctctacaggACCAGCTGGGCAACCTGATGAAAACCCTGAACGCCACTCATCCCCACTTCATCCGTTGCATTGTGCCCAACGAGTTTAAGAAACCTGGTAAGTTTCCTCAGCGTACtgttttctatatatgtacatatgaagaGCGGAATGAACATTACATATTTAAATAGTTAAGACCTGTTCCTCTTCTCCTAATGCTAAAATATTTAGTTTCATTTTGATTTATCTTGCTACAGGTGTTGTAGAAGCTGGTCTCATCATGCATCAACTGACCTGCAATGGCGTACTTGAGGGCATCCGTATTTGTCAGAAGGGCTTCCCTAACAGGATGCCTTATCCTGACTTCAAGCTCCGGTAAGAGAGTTCCTCAAAAGGCACAGTGAAGAAATGAAATATACGTAGTAGTAACTTGCACACTGCCATACCGCAAACCATTTAACTTGGACATCTGTACTATGGattttaatgttataatcatatagcattatgcattaaaaaaaacgaTATTCGCTTTAGCTTGTATTGCATTAAAATATAATTTACATTTATGTTACTAGATgcattactattttaattatacCGAAAGGATATTAACCTTAAGTATTGCCTTccgcaaaacttttttttttacattttttttctctcacggaGTAACTACCTTTTAGCTACAACATCCTCGCCGCCAAGGAGATGATCGAGGCGAAGGACGACAAAAAGGCAGCTACCGCTTGCTTCGAGAAAGTTGGTCTTGACCCAGAGCTGTACCGTACCGGGAACACCAAGGTCTTTACGATTCAATGTTATCTcaaatctttacttttattttaattcAAGCATGATAATGTAATATATTTCTCTTATACCTTCGTAAAATGAAATTTTAAAAGAATATTACAAATCAAAAATTAAATAGGAAAGCTATTATATTTGCACAATGAGCATTTAATCacgtaataactttttttttgtatataaaagtttgcaaaaaatatattctttactctattacatattcagataactgcTAAAATACTTATGAGATAACCGCTATGTCCCCCCGGCAACAAACCCACTTTACCTGTCCCTCCTTAGGTGTTCTTCCGTGCCGGCGTCCTCGGTAGACTCGAAGAGATCCGTGACGACCGAGTGGGCTTACTCCTGTCGTGGTTGCAAGCATGGGTTCGTGGATTCATCAGCCGCAAACTATACTCCAAGATGCAGAAGCAGCGCACTGCCCTCCTTGTTGTGCAGCGAAACATTAGGAAGTTCAAGATTATGCGCGCTTGGCTCTGGTATGATATGTGGATCAAGCTCAAGCCCAAGCTCAATGTAACACGCGCCGAGGATGAACTTATCAGGCTGGAAAAAGTCGCCGAGAAGGCCGAGGTTGAATATGAAAAGGAGATTAAGATTCGCCAAGAACTTGAAATAAAAAATGCTGCTCTTCTCGAGGAAAGAGCAGAACTCATGAATGCTCTCGACTCTTCAAAGGGTGGTATGTCCGAATACCTTGATAAACAAGCTAAACTTCAGGCACAAAAGGCAGAGCTAGAAGCTCAgttaaatgtaagtatatataatccTTGCAATGGAATTCTGATAAGCATAGGTGAAACCTGAATATCGATAgaagttacttttattatttgcatACTCTAACTATGAATATATTTCATGTgttctatcaatttatcaatatgaATGTTACAAGTCCAAGAGTATCTGTTTGTTGAACATATAATTCCATACATAGGATGTCCTAGACCGTGtacgtaaagaagaagaagccgCCGGCCAACTGAGTGGTGGCAAGAAGAAGTGTGAACAAGAAGTTGCAAACCTGAAAAAGGACCTTGAGGACCTCGAACTTGCCGTCCAGAAAGGCGAGCAAGATAAGGCCACAAAGGAACAACAAATCCAGAACCTTAAAGAAGAGATTGCTCACCAGGAGGAACTCATCACCAAggttaacaaggaaaagaaacaccTTCAGGAATGCAACCAAAAGACTGCCGAGGATGTCCAGTGCATTGAGGACAAGTGCAACCACCTTAGCAAGATGAAGACTAAGTTGGAATCCACTCTTGACGAACTCGAGGATTCTCTTGAGCGTGAGAAGAAGCTTCGCAGTGAAGTTGAGAAATCGAAGAGGAAAGTTGAGGGTGACCTTAGGCTTACCCAAGAAGCTATCTCTGATCTGGAGCGCAACTACAAGGAGCTTGAAGTAGCCGTTGAACGCAAAGATAAAGAACTTACAGCCCTCACCGCCAAAATTGAGGATGAACAGGCTCTTGTATACAGGGACCAGAGGCAGGTTAAGGAACTACACGCTCGCCTCGAGGAGCTCGAGGAAGAAGTTGAACATGAGCGTCAAGCGCGTAGCAAGGCTGAGAAGGCCAAGAACCTTCTTTCTCGTGAAGTTGGAGATCTTGCCGAGAGACTGGACGAGGCTGGCGGCGCCACGGCCACTCAGATCGAGATCAACAAGAAGCGCGAGAGTGAACTGGCTAAGGTTCGCCGGGAGCTCGAGGAATCCAGCCTTCAGCACGAATCTGTTCTTGCTGCTCTCCGTAAGAAGCACAACGACAGTATTGCAGAGATGTCTGAGCAGATCGACTACCTGAACAAGATGAAGGCTAGGTAGGCATGTAGGCTAATATTTTGTACAAGAAGTAGATCCACTGTGTAAAATCCAgacatctatccattcatccatggttacatatatacgtttacaaatgtgtatatatattttgaatgcgAAAGACATATTTCCTATTGAACAATTGTATGACAGGACCGAGAAAGATAAGGACGCCATGAAGCGTGATGCTGACGATGCTAGGGCTTCTATGGATGCACTTGCTCGTGACAAGGTAAGGGAAATGGTTGCGCTATATTTATATCATGCACAATTACAAACATTGATGTGATAAATCTAAGATTTCCCATCGAAATTTATGCAATTGTACATGCACAATCACTGACACCCATACATAgaaccgcacacacacgcatatatatatatatatatatatatatatatatatatatatatatatatatatatatatatatatatgtgtgtgtgtgtgtgtgtgtgtgtgtgtgtgtgtgtgtgtgtgtgtgtgtttgtgtggtgtgtgtgtttgtgtggtgtgtgtatatatatatacatacatatatatatatatatatatatatatatatatatatatatatatatatatatatatatatacatatacatatatatatatatatatatatatatatatatatatatatatatatatacataatgataaatgaaaataaaaatccatgcataattttctttattcagaTTGCTGCTGAGAAAACTACTAAGCAGCTTCAGCATCAGTATGGAGAGCTTTGTGCTAAGCTTGATGAGGTAAACCGTACACTGAGTGATTTTGATGCTGCCAAGAAGAAGCTCGCCTGTGAAAATGGTGACCTTGTTCGTCAGCTGGAAGAAGCAGAGAACCAAGTTGGCCAACTTTCAAGGCTTAAGCTTTCCCTCACCAACCAGTTGGACGATAGCAGGAAGCTGTGTGATGAAGAAAGTAGGGTAAACGATTTAATGTATATGAAACATATTCTTGGAATATATCACAGGTCGACAtctaaaatgacaaaataatggcGAAATAATATGGctacattttccctttcctttctttcctcaggGTCGCGCTACCCTCCTGGGTAAGTTCCGCAACTTGGAGCGGGATATCGAAGCCCTTCGTGAGCAACTGGATGAAGAGAGCGAAGCCAAGGGAGACGTTCTTCGCATGCTCTCCAAGGCCAATGCTGAAGCTCTCATGTGGCGCTCCAAGTATGATTCTGAGGGTGTTGCTCGTGTAGAAGAAATTGAAGCTTCTCGCATGAAGCTCGCTGCTCGTCTCGAGGAAGCTGAAATGCAGATCGAGTCTCTCAATGTCAGAAATCTTCATCTGGAGAAGACCAAGATGCGTGCTGCTGCAGAGCTGGACGATCTGCAGGTTGCCGCTGAGCGTGCACAAAATTTAGCTAATGCCGccgagaagaagcaaaagaacttTGATAAGATTATTTCTGAATGGAAGATGAAGGTCGACGACCTTGCAGTGGAACTTGATGCCTCTCAGAAGGAATGCCGCAATTACTCCACTGAGCATTTCCGTCTCAAGGCTGCATACGAGGAAAATATTGAACAACTTGACAGCATCCGCCGTGAAAACAAGAACCTTAATGATGAATCTAAAGACCTGATGGACCAGATCGGCGAGGGAGGTCGAGCATATCACGAAGCCCAAAAGAGTTGCAGACGTCTAGAACTCGAGAAGGAGGAACTTCAGGCTGCCCTTGAAGAAGCTGAAGCAGCTCTCGAACAGGAAGAGAATAAGGTCCTTCGAACACAGCTTGAGCTCAGCCAAGTCAGGCAAGAGGTTGACAGACGTGttcaggagaaggaagaagaatttgAAAATACTCGGTAAGTAGTAGATATTCAGGTAACGACCATTTCAATATAACTATCAATAGCTTGAGAGGaaatagtatttttatttatattcaaacAATTCAATACTGATTGCTTCTTCCACAGTAAGTGTCACCAGAGAGCCATCGACTCCATGCAAGCTTCCCTTGAGGTTGAAGCCAAGGGTAAGGCTGAGGCTCTTCGCTTGAAGAAGAAGCTCGAGTCCGACATCAACGAGCTCGAGATTGCCCTTGACCACGCCAATAAGGCCAACTCTGATCTTCACAAACACTATAAGAAGACCCTGGATGACGTTAAGGATATGGAAGCCCGTGTTAAGGAGGAGCAGCGCCTTGCTTCTGAATACCGTGAACAGTATGGCATTGCTGAACGCCGCTTCAACGCCCTTCACGGAGAGCTGGAAGAATCCCGCACTCTCCTGGAACAGTCTGACCGCGGCCGCCGCCATGCCGAGTCCGAGCTCAACGATGCACGTGAACAAATCAACACCTTCACCAGCCAGAATGCAGCTCTTTCTGCCTCCAAGAGGAAGCTCGAAGGCGAAATGCAAACCCTGCAGGTAAGCTGTTTTGTGGTAGTGTTTCTGCCTTAAGTTTAAAATCCAAATTCATCATCAATAAGGATTAATTTGTCATTTCCGCCAATTCGTGCATTTTCTCTCTAGGCCGACCTGGAAGAGATGCTCAGTGAAGCAAAGAATTctgaggagaaggcgaagaaggccATGTTAGATGCTGCTCGTCTGGCCGATGAGCTCCGCTCTGAGCAGGAGCACGCTTTGGCCCAGGAGAAGATGCGTAAGGGCTTGGAAGTTACCGTCAAGGACCTCCAGACCCGCCTTGAAGAGACCGAGAGCGCAGCCATGAAGACTGGCAAGAAGGCGATCAGCAACCTCGAATCTCGTATCCGTGAGCTCGAGGCTTCTCTGGACGATGAGACTCGTCGCCATGCAGACTCTCAGAAGAACCTGAGGAAGTGCGAGAGGCGCATCAAGGAGCTGGCCTTCCAGGGTGATGAGGACAAGAAGAACCACGACAGGATGCAGGACCTCGTCGATAAGCTCCAGCAGAAGATCAAGACCTACAAGCGCCAGATCGAGGAGGCTGAGGAGATCGCCGCCCTCAACCTGGCCAAGTTCCGCAAGGCTCAACAGGAGCTTGAGGAAGCTGATGTGTCTATTTCTGTCATATAAGTGCATACGAGATACGAATTCAGATGTTCGCTcctaataaaaacataaaataatgcTTTCTTTATATCATCTATCAGTTTATATTTTAGATGTAATTgttaatcacacacaaacaaatatatatgtatgtgcgcatatatatatatatatatatatatatatatatatatatatatatatatatatatatatatatatatatatatatatatatatatatatatatatatatatatatatatataagtgtgtgtgtgtgtgtgtgatacatacatacatacatacatatatatatatatatatatatatatatatatatatatatatatatatatatatatatatacatacatacatatatatatatatatacatatatatatatatatatatatatatatatatatatatatatatatactatactatactatataaatagtatatatatatatatatatatatatatgtgtgtgtttatgcataatatatatatatatatatatatatatatatatatatatatatatatatatatatatatatacgtatatatattatatatgtatacatacatgtatacatatctgtatatatatatatgtatatatatatatatatatatatatatataaataggtgaatatatatatatatatatatatatatatatatatatatatatatatatatatatatatatatatatatgtatatatgtatgtatgtatcacacacacacacacacacacacacacacacacacacttatatatatatatatatatatatatatatatatatatatatatatatatatatatatatatatatatatatatatgcgtgtgtgtgtgtgtatgtatgtatgtacatacacacacacacacacacacacacacacacacacacacacacacacacacacacacacacacatatatatatatatatatatatatatatatatatatatatatatatatatatacatacatacatatatacctatatgtaactACCTATGGATCTGCAAGCGTTTGTACTAGATATGACCTATAAAATTATATGGTAAGACCAAATTCACGAATGGATATAACACTAAAAACGAGAAACCAACATTACCTGTATCCAAACAAGAGCTGAATTAAGGACTAAGTAATGTAACAAATTCAGTCTAATAATTATGaacataagatatataaaaacCGATACGAATTTATGGGGCATCTTTTTGTGAAGCTCTCtgcaaaaataatataaaacataaaataccTCAAGATCTAaatagagccacacacacacacatatatggtagaaaccacaattacaaacaaatatTGAATTATATGAGGTAATACTTGGGATTCCTCCTGGAGTCCATcttcagatgtatgtatatacatatctcatatATTTCCATAAACTTAGTTTGTACGtgaatataagtgtatgtatgtacatatataatgagtACTTTGTCCCactattgtatacatatgtatatatacatatgtgtatacatacatatacatatatatatatatatatatatatatatatatatatatatatatatatatatatatatatatatatatatatatatatatatgcatatgacacacacacacacacacacacacacacacacacacacacacacacacacacacacacacacacacacacatatatatatataaatatatatatatatatatatatatatatatatatatatatatatatatatatatatatatatatatatatatatatatatatatatatatatatatatatatatatatgtatatatacctaagaTAGGATAAACCGAAATGCATACAAAGAGAGAATATTGACAAAAGTGCATAGTGATAGAAAGGCAGAACGAATAAGATCTGAATCAGGAGGGCCAAGGTAGATAAGTCTTAGGAATGCTTCATTAGCTAACGATGAGGTTAGGTCAACCCCCATTGACATATAACTTCAAGCATATTTCtttcataaaaaatgaatatttattatttgatttggCATCTTTCCAGTTGAGCTGATGTCCTGCGTCACGCTTCTGAATGAAACAGGCAATAGATTTATCTGCCCTTCCTTTCAAAAGCTCTACCGGTTTCGtcaatgtaaattatatatatcttccccctttacctccttcctcctatcccacaTCCGGCCCTTTTCTCTGtctacccttcctttcttcctttccgtcaCCCTCGTTAtctgcctcttccctttccaatAATTATCACAAGCCTCCGTTCTTGATATGGCGTATAACAATCGATTACTTTTAATGATTTCTTGATGTATATTGTTTAATGTACTTATGTAACTTCGCAAATGCCGTTGTTCGCTCTTAACATCTGTGCTATTACCGCAATTGACTTGCACGCCTTTGCCGCAAGCTTCGTTCAATCAAATGCCACCGCTAAAGCCTATCATGATTCTAATTATATCATGTGACATTTTTCCATCATAGCTTTTTACCTGTGAATTTTATCATCAAACATCACGAGTTCTTAATCAAATTACGACTTACTACATTGCAGCCATGGCATATTTTCAGGAATCTATACTTCTCCTTTACAAAAATAGAAGTTTGTAACAATaatcgtacacacacagacatgtttatgcatacatacacacacacacacacacacacacacacacacacacacacacacacacacacacacacacacacacacacacacacacacacacacacacacacactcatatatataaatatatatatatatatatatatatatatatatatatatatatatatatatgtatatatatatatatatatatatatatatatatatatatatatatatatatatatatatatatatatatatatatatatatatatatatatatatatatat
Proteins encoded:
- the LOC113829969 gene encoding myosin heavy chain, muscle-like yields the protein MPGHVKKSTGPDPDPSEYLFISPEQKRIDQTKPYDPKKSVWAPDPDEGFVECELQGAKGDKLVTVKLPSGEVKDFKKEQVGQINPPKYEKCEDVSNLTFLNDPSVFYVLKSRYQAKLIYTYSGLFCIVINPYKRYPIYTNRAVKIYMGKRRNEVPPHLFAICDGAYQNMMQDRQNQSMLITGESGAGKTENTKKVLSYFANVGASEKKEGENKQNLEDQIIQTNPILEAYGNAKTTRNDNSSRFGKFIRVHFGPNGKLSGADIEVYLLEKARVISQSPAERGYHIFYQLMCDQIDYMKKICLLSDDIYDYHYESQGKVTVPSIDDKEDMQFTHDAFDVLNFSNEERDNCYRVTASVMHFGNCKFKQRGREEQAEPDGTEAGEVLGKLLGVDAEELYRNFCKPKIKVGAEFVTKGMGVDAVNYNIGAMAKGLFSRVFSWLVKKCNMTLETGQTRAMFIGVLDIAGFEIFDFNGFEQICINFCNEKLQQFFNHHMFVLEQEEYSREGIVWQFVDFGMDLQACIELFEKKMGLLSILEEESMFPKATDKTFEEKLNNNHLGKSRCFIKPKPPKPGQPDNHFAIVHYAGTVSYNLTGWLEKNKDPLNDTVVDQLKKASNALTVEIFADHPGQSGDAGGKGGKGGKQQTGFKTVSSGYRDQLGNLMKTLNATHPHFIRCIVPNEFKKPGVVEAGLIMHQLTCNGVLEGIRICQKGFPNRMPYPDFKLRYNILAAKEMIEAKDDKKAATACFEKVGLDPELYRTGNTKVFFRAGVLGRLEEIRDDRVGLLLSWLQAWVRGFISRKLYSKMQKQRTALLVVQRNIRKFKIMRAWLWYDMWIKLKPKLNVTRAEDELIRLEKVAEKAEVEYEKEIKIRQELEIKNAALLEERAELMNALDSSKGGMSEYLDKQAKLQAQKAELEAQLNDVLDRVRKEEEAAGQLSGGKKKCEQEVANLKKDLEDLELAVQKGEQDKATKEQQIQNLKEEIAHQEELITKVNKEKKHLQECNQKTAEDVQCIEDKCNHLSKMKTKLESTLDELEDSLEREKKLRSEVEKSKRKVEGDLRLTQEAISDLERNYKELEVAVERKDKELTALTAKIEDEQALVYRDQRQVKELHARLEELEEEVEHERQARSKAEKAKNLLSREVGDLAERLDEAGGATATQIEINKKRESELAKVRRELEESSLQHESVLAALRKKHNDSIAEMSEQIDYLNKMKARTEKDKDAMKRDADDARASMDALARDKIAAEKTTKQLQHQYGELCAKLDEVNRTLSDFDAAKKKLACENGDLVRQLEEAENQVGQLSRLKLSLTNQLDDSRKLCDEESRGRATLLGKFRNLERDIEALREQLDEESEAKGDVLRMLSKANAEALMWRSKYDSEGVARVEEIEASRMKLAARLEEAEMQIESLNVRNLHLEKTKMRAAAELDDLQVAAERAQNLANAAEKKQKNFDKIISEWKMKVDDLAVELDASQKECRNYSTEHFRLKAAYEENIEQLDSIRRENKNLNDESKDLMDQIGEGGRAYHEAQKSCRRLELEKEELQAALEEAEAALEQEENKVLRTQLELSQVRQEVDRRVQEKEEEFENTRKCHQRAIDSMQASLEVEAKGKAEALRLKKKLESDINELEIALDHANKANSDLHKHYKKTLDDVKDMEARVKEEQRLASEYREQYGIAERRFNALHGELEESRTLLEQSDRGRRHAESELNDAREQINTFTSQNAALSASKRKLEGEMQTLQADLEEMLSEAKNSEEKAKKAMLDAARLADELRSEQEHALAQEKMRKGLEVTVKDLQTRLEETESAAMKTGKKAISNLESRIRELEASLDDETRRHADSQKNLRKCERRIKELAFQGDEDKKNHDRMQDLVDKLQQKIKTYKRQIEEAEEIAALNLAKFRKAQQELEEADVSISVI